Below is a genomic region from Brassica oleracea var. oleracea cultivar TO1000 chromosome C9, BOL, whole genome shotgun sequence.
TTTTGACTCTGGTGTGTCATAATCAATTCGTCTATACAACCAGAGAGGAAGAAGATAACTGTTAACCACTCTGACAAGAGAAAGCAAAAGAAGAACGATAACTCTCTCTCTCTCTCTCTCTATTCCCAATGATTCGAGGATCGCTTCTGGGAATCATCTGGATGATATGTTGTGTGTGCACGTCACTCCAACAAGAGACGACGTTCGTCTACAACGGCTTCGACCAAGGAGATCATCGTATTCATATTGACGGTGGTGCAAGAATCCTTCGAAAAAATGATGTCCTGCAACTGACGAATGAAACGACAACGCAAATAGGTCGTGCTTTCTTCGAGCAGCCTATTGAGTTCAAACCATCCGAACCAGTCTCGTTCTCGACCCATTTTGTGTGCGCGCTGGTCCGTGTAGGTGATGTGAGTGGCCATGGCATGGCTTTTTTTGTTTCTCATTCCACTGATTTCGAAGGCGCCGAACCAACTCGATTCTTTGGGCTTTTCAACGCCAATGGAGCTGCTTCCACACGTGTGTTGGCTGTTGAGCTTGATATATCCAAAGCTCCCGATGTGCTCGACATCAGTGACAATCACGTTGGGATCGATGTGAACAGCGCAAAGTCTGTGAAAGCTGAAAACGCTTCTTATTTTTCAGACAGAGAAGGTAGGAAGGTTGACATGAATCTCTTGAGTGGAGATCCTATCCAGGTTTGGGTGGATTATGTAGGAACAACACTCAACGTTTCAGTTGCTCCTCTTGGAAACCAGAAACCGAGCCGACCTCTTTTGTCATCACCCTCCATCAATCTTACAGAGATCGTGCAAGGCAGAAGGATGTTTGTCGGATTTTCGGGTGCAACTGGGTCCATCATGGTCAACCAGTACGTACTCGGGTGGAGTTTTAGCAAAAGCATGGCGTCGCTGCAGAAGATTGACATCTCAAAGCTTCCCAAAGTTCCTCATCCTGACAGTAAAAACAAGTCTTCATCTACGGTGCGCAATGCTCTGTTGGGGTTGATAGCTTTCTTAGTCTTGGGGCTTGTTTTTGGAGCTTTTATGTATAGGAGAAACTTGTACGCCGAAGTAAGAGAGGAATGGGAGAAGGAGTATGGTCCCCTCAGGTATTCCTACAAATCTTTATACAAAGCAACAAAAGGGTTCAGTAGAGATGAATTTCTTGGGAAAGGAGGTTTTGGTGAAGTCTACAAAGGGACACTCCCTCGGAACATTGAGCTGAGAGAAGTGGCTGTGAAGAAAGTATCACATGAGGGTGAGCATGGTATGAAACAGTTTGTCTCTGAGATCGTGTGCATGAGGAGTTTAAAACACCGCAGCTTGGTTCCACTTCTTGGGTATTGCAGGAGGAAACATGAGCTAATACTAGTCTCTGAGTACATGCCAAATGGTAGCCTTGATCATTACTTGTTTAATCATGATAGACCTACTCTCCCCTGGCCGAGAAGATTTGCAATTCTCAAAGACATTGCGTTGGCTCTTAGTTACTTACATACAGAAGCTGACCAAGTTGTTATACACAGAGATATCAAAGCTTCTAACGTTATGTTGGACGCAGAGTTCAACGGAAGGTTGGGAGATTTTGGTATGTCCAGGTTATATGACAGAGGGACTGATCCAACCACAACAGCTGCAGTTGGAACTATTGGTTACATGGCTCCTGAGCTTACAACAATGGGACCTTCCACTGTGACTGATGTGTATGCATTTGGTGTTTTCTTGCTTGAAATAACTTGTGGGAGGAGACCTGTGGAGGCTGGCTTTTCGGCTGCAAAACGTTTTCTTGTCCGATGGGTTGGTGAATGCTGGAGACGGTCTTCTTTGCTTGACGTTGTGGATCCAAGGTTGACAGAATTCTCATCCGGGGAAGTGGAGAGGGTTCTGAAAGTCGGTTTGCTCTGTGCAAACCTTGCTCCAGAAGCAAGACCGTCCATGGAACATGTGGTGCAATACTTAAATGGAAACCTAGCTTTGCCGGAGTTTTGGCCATATTCTCCCGGAATTGGAGTTCTCACTCCAACGGCGTTTTCACAAGCACAGCTCATGGTCCCTTCACTCTCATTATCTTCTTCATCATCTAACAACTCTATGTTTATTACTCATTCACTCCTCTACGGGAGTGGGCGATGAAAGTTTCTAACAACTTTACGCATCTTTGGCATCTTGTTATTAACTCTGGTTTTGACCATTTCCATTATATTTTTGTTTGATCTTATACTCACACCATGTTCTTCTTGGCATTCTCCATCAAGTTTGACCGGTAGAAAGATGAAAAAGACTGATATTTTGTGTAAATTCTTGTACCTACTTTACTAAATACATTGATAATCGGTTGTTGTCACTCTTTTATTTAAGGCTTGAGTCTATTATATAGATTAAAGACATTCAAACATCAGAGATTTTGCATCAGCTTTTTGTTC
It encodes:
- the LOC106313681 gene encoding L-type lectin-domain containing receptor kinase I.7-like gives rise to the protein MIRGSLLGIIWMICCVCTSLQQETTFVYNGFDQGDHRIHIDGGARILRKNDVLQLTNETTTQIGRAFFEQPIEFKPSEPVSFSTHFVCALVRVGDVSGHGMAFFVSHSTDFEGAEPTRFFGLFNANGAASTRVLAVELDISKAPDVLDISDNHVGIDVNSAKSVKAENASYFSDREGRKVDMNLLSGDPIQVWVDYVGTTLNVSVAPLGNQKPSRPLLSSPSINLTEIVQGRRMFVGFSGATGSIMVNQYVLGWSFSKSMASLQKIDISKLPKVPHPDSKNKSSSTVRNALLGLIAFLVLGLVFGAFMYRRNLYAEVREEWEKEYGPLRYSYKSLYKATKGFSRDEFLGKGGFGEVYKGTLPRNIELREVAVKKVSHEGEHGMKQFVSEIVCMRSLKHRSLVPLLGYCRRKHELILVSEYMPNGSLDHYLFNHDRPTLPWPRRFAILKDIALALSYLHTEADQVVIHRDIKASNVMLDAEFNGRLGDFGMSRLYDRGTDPTTTAAVGTIGYMAPELTTMGPSTVTDVYAFGVFLLEITCGRRPVEAGFSAAKRFLVRWVGECWRRSSLLDVVDPRLTEFSSGEVERVLKVGLLCANLAPEARPSMEHVVQYLNGNLALPEFWPYSPGIGVLTPTAFSQAQLMVPSLSLSSSSSNNSMFITHSLLYGSGR